Genomic segment of Populus nigra chromosome 6, ddPopNigr1.1, whole genome shotgun sequence:
ctcaactcaactTTCCCTAACtttctctgtgtttctctcttgttctctctACACTTCGTCTCTCTCTCAGCATCTCTATTTATAGCTGAGACATTCTCCTTTAGTCAAATATGACAGCTACTATTTTCAATGGTTAGGTAACTTATCATGCCTAATcttgcagccatgtttgacagcagccatgtttgacatggctgccaccaccCTCTTATGTCCACACATAACACCTGTACCCTTCCTATTATAGATTGTTTACTTAAAATCTTCAATGGTTAAAGATATGATGAACATAATGCTGACAACTATAAAATAGGAAACAAACCAAACTACACCAAcagttttttggaaaaaaaatcccagGCACAAATTAAACTGTAAAAACTGGCGACAAATCTGATTGTCTTCTTCTAGCTAGCTGGTTTCCTGTAGGTTTTGAGGCAATTCAATGACGGTTTATGGGGTTCCTCCTGTTAGTGTGGTTGGGGAAAGCTATTGCGCCCCATACCCCCTGGAGTTGATTGtcaagaagaagattaaaaaaCTATCCAATGCACAATTTGAAGTATTTGATCTCAGTGGAAACCTCCTCCTCCAGGTAGATGGTGGTGTCTGGAACTTCCAGTTGAAAAGAGTTTTGCGTGATCCTGCTGGTTTTCCTATCCTCACGATCCGCGGAAAGGTAATTGATAAtccccagaaaaaaaaaacatatatattcttCTTAATGTTTCGAGGAACACAGGAAGTAATTAATTGTTACAGTATGTATATCTATGTTGTGTTCGGTATTGCGTTTATTTAAGAACCTGACCAAGTATATCtggtgtttttcctttttggttTCTTCAAGGTACTTACACTATGGCATAAATGGAAGGCTCATGCAGGTGAAAGCACGGATGACAGCAATGTCCTTTTCACTGTAAAGCAATCCCATCCTCTCCAAATTAAAAAAGCGATCAACGTCTTCTTGACCaacaactccaagaaaaaagaaCCTGACTTTCACATAAGTGGATCTTATACTTCTTTGTCATTCAAAGTTTATGAAGGCCGTAGACTCATTGCAGAGGTACCAATGGATAACCTTTGTGCTTCCATGGCTAATTTCTATAATAATTTACCCTGCGGATTTGAAAATGGGAACAACATCTGTTTCGCCAATGTTCAACGTTCTAGAACATCGTTTTCTTTCCGTttcttttccattaaaaaaagggTGTAGATGGATGATTTTGGATGATAGAATGAGATTTATTAATGTAACAATATTTCACAGGTCAAGCATAACTTCACGCTTGAGAGTTTCTGCAAGGGGAAGGAAAGATACAAGGTTAAAGTTTATCCAGAGGTTGATTATGCATTCGTTGTGGCGTTGCTCGTAATTCTTGACGAGAATGACACCCCTTGAGCGGGCGGTCCGTTTCTTTACCACCTCTGCGACTGTCGCCTTGTGAAACCTGTGCGGGTGTTAACCTAGCAATCCTGGTGTGTgatttatttcacttttattgtAAGATAACACCACTCGTGTATAAACCCGGCAATTTTAATAAACCAAAGATCCCCATTAGGCCATTGCTGTTTTCAAATCAGATAAATGGAATATCCATAGACGCCAGCCACTTTCTGTGAGAGAAGGAGCACAGAGATTGAATAATTCCTTGTCGAATCATTGCTTCCATGACCGCTGCTTAATTATGAGCTTTCATGATTCTCTTCCTCAGAACTGGTTCATCTGTTATGTCTGAAATTAAAAAGCCCATTATGTCTATAGGCAGGCCTAACGATGGCAAGATTGGCAAATAGGCATTATAAATGCACACTCCATTTTACAAGCCCATAAGTGGAGCAGAGAGGGCTATGTGGGCTGTGGCCGTCAAGCGAAGCTGGCCCCAGTAGTGACTTTTTCTACctctcgagttttttttatatatttttttttaacagaacaTCCTTGGTTTATGCGTGTGTTGTCTTCAAATATCAAGATAATGTTTGGAAATGCGAGCTAGCtctggttttaaaaaataaaaaaatattattttaatatattttaatataaaaaatattttaaaaataatcacaacaatactaccaaaaattaaaactttagcTACCAGCTCTGCAACTCCAAACTGTAGTTTCCTCTCAATTATTACGACTACTCTGAAATCTTAAAATTAGAAGCGCAAACATCCATTAAATGAGCTGGTAATGCAGTAACTAGCGAGTGTGTATATTACAAATTCTTACAGTGGGCCCTGTTAGCATTTAATATTTTCCAACAATTATGTACTCTagcaatcaaatttaaattttaagcaaTGGTAAGTTtgactttaatgtttaataaaatgtaatttcaaTAACAAGGTGATATGCATGACATGGAAATGAAAAGATGATGTGACACAAcgagtcaaaaaaaaattattgattgaatCCTTGTACTATGGATTTTGTATCATTTTCTTCCTTTGATATAGCATATCATAGTTTAATTATgagaataaaaagtaattttatttatttattttaattattttattttaaatttttatattgtttgatgtctaatgtgaaaaataaattttaaaaaataaaaaaatattattacaatatattttcataaaaaaatactttaaaaaataattgttattataatatcaaacggGCTCAGTcgtcaattaaaataattctaaagATAGAATAACCAAATAatcagaggaagaaaaaaactttaatctcaaagcatataaaacaacaagaaatgaTTTTCGAAAAACCAAACgaaattcaaaactaattttcaatttgatgcattaaactaaaactaaaactaaagatACTACTATCAATATGctgaaaaatatagttttcttGTATTCAAGATTCCGAGTCGAGCACTCTTGCAAATTACAATTCAGAATGGCATTTCTTCCCATCAATATCCTCTACACCAATGTTTTAATCTTCAACCAGGCCGGTCATTTAAATACTCATTGGTCATTATTATATATGCCACCTTTCCAGAACCTGATTGGAAAAAACCAATTGATAATCAGAAT
This window contains:
- the LOC133695963 gene encoding protein LURP-one-related 14-like — protein: MTVYGVPPVSVVGESYCAPYPLELIVKKKIKKLSNAQFEVFDLSGNLLLQVDGGVWNFQLKRVLRDPAGFPILTIRGKVLTLWHKWKAHAGESTDDSNVLFTVKQSHPLQIKKAINVFLTNNSKKKEPDFHISGSYTSLSFKVYEGRRLIAEVKHNFTLESFCKGKERYKVKVYPEVDYAFVVALLVILDENDTP